The following proteins are co-located in the Pedobacter sp. FW305-3-2-15-E-R2A2 genome:
- a CDS encoding helix-turn-helix transcriptional regulator, giving the protein MKKEKAQTTKIKTYHFLPNKYGRELLLDIGRVEMLNHYVLDPTLHQLSFYEILFIEQGKGVFSLDDHKMAISPGTIIFTSPGQVRHWDIEEAVKGYTLFFEKEFLHLFFSDHLFLYRFQYFHQYARPAEMQMPETDFARCLKLVHTIEQEFSSLQNDSSHLIRAVLYQLLVVLNRYYANTYHLQSDTSIPADFYRFRALLEKEFTAHHDVLSYTKMLNISQGNLRKLCKQYSGLSAQQMIHQKLISEIKKALFYHKSAKEITYEFGFSDPSNFNRFFKKMTGSTPQQYKDQL; this is encoded by the coding sequence ATGAAAAAAGAAAAAGCACAAACGACGAAGATCAAAACCTATCATTTTCTACCCAATAAATATGGGAGGGAGTTGTTGCTGGATATTGGTCGGGTGGAGATGTTAAATCATTATGTGCTTGATCCCACCTTACATCAGCTTAGTTTTTATGAAATTCTATTTATAGAGCAAGGTAAAGGTGTTTTTTCATTGGACGATCACAAAATGGCAATCAGTCCAGGTACCATTATTTTTACTAGTCCCGGACAAGTGCGGCATTGGGATATTGAAGAAGCGGTAAAAGGTTATACCTTATTCTTTGAAAAAGAATTTCTCCATTTGTTTTTTTCAGACCATTTGTTTCTATATCGGTTTCAATACTTCCATCAATATGCGCGGCCGGCAGAAATGCAAATGCCGGAAACAGATTTTGCCCGATGTCTGAAACTTGTGCATACCATAGAACAGGAGTTTTCCAGTCTTCAGAACGACAGCAGCCATTTGATAAGGGCTGTTTTGTACCAGTTGCTTGTTGTTCTGAACCGTTATTACGCCAATACCTACCATTTGCAAAGCGACACCTCTATACCTGCGGATTTTTATAGGTTCCGGGCTTTATTGGAAAAGGAGTTTACTGCCCATCACGATGTGCTGAGTTACACAAAAATGCTAAATATCAGTCAGGGAAACCTTAGGAAGCTCTGCAAGCAATATAGCGGACTCTCTGCACAGCAGATGATTCATCAGAAGTTAATCTCGGAAATAAAGAAAGCCTTATTTTATCATAAATCTGCCAAAGAGATCACCTATGAGTTCGGTTTTTCCGATCCCTCCAATTTTAACCGTTTTTTTAAAAAGATGACCGGCAGTACACCACAACAATATAAAGATCAATTGTAA
- a CDS encoding tetratricopeptide repeat protein, whose product MKPLCLLSFLLMFFYSCTDRIREEKPKDNLYYDLAFEFRDNKKIPDSAFFYFNKAKEVFFQQNDSLGVGRCLVNMGIISTNRGDYFGAQEISLNAISHFDKKKEDQSYYIHSNYNNLGIATHNLGNYKDALKFYDAAIESCKDSVDIRLYLNNKGKTYQMIPDYKEALKIYHQILKGVSKNKKEYARALTNISLTKWLQDSTYNAAPDFLKALHIREEENDFWGQNSSYSHLSDFYAKKQVDSALIYAHKMYAAATKINSADDKLAAIRKLIKLSPPKVAKAYFQTYQNLNDSLQIARNLAKNQFALIRYETEKHKTDFLNAQAENIQKRNNILVQNFILVILALGLVSGYLWYRRRKKMLLQEKELEVKKTELKYVKKIHDRVANKVYHVMSEVENSPEMDRDILLDKLEILYNISRDISYESKELDTAKDYAGQLSEMLQSYSSEFTEVLIVGNEEELWECIDNAGKAELFYILQELMTNMSKHSKAETVILKFQRNDLDINILYSDDGIGMKDVQKKNGLTNTENRIKSIRGTITFDHTLKKGLGINLSFPFS is encoded by the coding sequence TTGAAACCTCTCTGTCTCCTCTCATTTCTTCTGATGTTTTTTTATTCCTGTACTGATCGGATCAGGGAAGAAAAACCAAAAGATAATCTATACTACGACCTGGCATTTGAATTTCGGGACAATAAAAAAATACCTGATAGTGCCTTTTTTTATTTTAATAAGGCTAAAGAAGTGTTTTTTCAGCAAAATGATAGCCTGGGTGTGGGAAGGTGTTTAGTGAACATGGGAATTATTTCAACAAACAGGGGTGATTATTTTGGGGCACAGGAAATTTCATTGAACGCAATTTCCCATTTTGACAAAAAGAAAGAAGATCAATCCTACTACATTCATTCCAACTATAACAATCTTGGAATAGCAACCCATAATCTGGGAAATTATAAGGACGCATTAAAGTTTTATGACGCAGCAATCGAATCTTGCAAAGATTCCGTGGACATCCGTCTTTACCTGAATAATAAAGGTAAAACTTATCAGATGATTCCCGATTATAAAGAAGCACTGAAAATATACCATCAGATTTTAAAGGGAGTTAGTAAAAATAAGAAGGAATACGCCAGGGCATTAACTAATATTTCGCTGACCAAATGGCTGCAGGATTCTACCTACAATGCTGCTCCGGATTTTTTAAAAGCATTACATATTCGTGAAGAAGAAAATGACTTTTGGGGGCAAAATTCCAGCTATTCACACCTTTCCGATTTTTATGCTAAAAAACAAGTCGACTCTGCATTGATTTATGCGCATAAGATGTACGCTGCAGCAACAAAAATAAATAGTGCTGATGATAAATTGGCTGCAATTCGGAAATTGATTAAACTTAGTCCACCTAAAGTCGCGAAAGCGTATTTTCAAACCTATCAAAATCTAAATGATAGCTTGCAGATTGCTCGTAATTTAGCCAAAAATCAGTTTGCACTGATTCGGTATGAAACGGAGAAGCACAAAACAGATTTTTTAAATGCCCAGGCTGAAAACATTCAGAAAAGGAACAATATACTCGTGCAGAATTTTATCCTGGTCATCCTGGCATTAGGCCTGGTATCGGGATATTTGTGGTATAGAAGAAGAAAGAAGATGCTATTGCAGGAAAAGGAGCTGGAAGTCAAGAAAACAGAACTTAAGTACGTGAAAAAAATTCATGATCGGGTGGCAAATAAAGTCTATCATGTGATGTCTGAAGTAGAAAACAGCCCGGAAATGGACAGAGACATTTTACTGGACAAACTGGAAATCCTTTATAATATCTCAAGAGACATCTCTTACGAAAGTAAAGAGCTGGATACGGCAAAGGATTATGCCGGACAACTTTCGGAAATGTTGCAATCCTATTCATCTGAATTTACTGAAGTTTTGATTGTCGGAAATGAGGAAGAGCTATGGGAATGTATAGACAATGCCGGAAAGGCGGAACTTTTTTATATCCTGCAAGAGTTGATGACAAACATGAGTAAGCACAGTAAAGCAGAAACTGTGATCTTAAAGTTTCAACGGAATGACCTTGATATAAATATCTTATACTCGGATGATGGCATTGGGATGAAAGATGTTCAGAAGAAAAATGGTTTGACAAATACGGAAAACCGTATTAAAAGTATTCGGGGTACCATTACTTTTGATCATACACTCAAAAAAGGACTTGGAATTAATCTTTCCTTCCCTTTTTCCTAA
- a CDS encoding alpha-L-fucosidase: MQKKLFYLLSALALVVFSTQAQTSGRAKPLSQLQQQFVDLRFGMFIHFGIGTYTNADWPDPEAPGVIFNPTKLDCKQWAKAAKSANMSYGCLTTKHHNGFCLWDTKTTDYSVMNGPLKRDVVKEYVEAFRAEGLKVMLYYSILDIHHKLRPNAIKPKHIEMVKQQITELLTKYGPVEALIIDGWDAPWSRISYDDIPFEDVYKLVKKLQPNCLIMDLNGAKYPAEGLYYTDIKTYEMGAGQYVSKETNQMPALACLPLNSSWFWKTDFPMVPVRDVKNLVNETLMPLNNASCNFILNAAPNREGLFDDNTIEALKEIGRLWKNQGPVAKLKETGPPLIAHNLAKFGLANSSWSEDASIMDYGNDDNFRSAWQSNSMAKEFWYAVDLKSNQQFNAVVIFEAKPNIRKYKLEYHDGNGWKTIFEGENYKRLKMHRFKPLKGDKVKITIQTSDTPPSIGEFQVYNEPV; this comes from the coding sequence ATGCAAAAGAAGTTATTTTATCTGCTATCTGCCCTTGCGTTAGTTGTGTTTAGCACCCAGGCGCAAACATCAGGCAGAGCTAAGCCACTTTCTCAATTACAGCAACAGTTTGTTGACCTGCGGTTTGGTATGTTCATTCATTTTGGTATCGGAACTTATACAAATGCCGACTGGCCAGATCCGGAAGCTCCAGGAGTCATTTTTAATCCTACAAAATTAGATTGTAAACAATGGGCAAAAGCAGCAAAATCTGCGAATATGAGTTACGGTTGCTTAACCACCAAACATCACAATGGCTTTTGTTTATGGGATACAAAAACTACGGATTATAGTGTAATGAATGGCCCTTTGAAAAGAGATGTGGTGAAGGAATATGTGGAAGCTTTCAGGGCAGAGGGTTTAAAAGTGATGTTGTATTATTCGATACTGGATATTCATCATAAGCTTCGCCCTAACGCGATTAAGCCCAAACATATTGAAATGGTGAAGCAACAAATTACAGAGTTGCTAACGAAATATGGTCCGGTAGAAGCGCTGATTATCGATGGTTGGGATGCGCCATGGTCACGCATTAGTTATGATGATATTCCTTTTGAGGACGTGTATAAACTGGTAAAGAAACTACAGCCGAACTGTCTGATCATGGACCTTAACGGTGCTAAATATCCTGCTGAGGGGCTATATTATACGGATATCAAAACCTATGAGATGGGGGCCGGACAATATGTGTCCAAAGAAACGAATCAGATGCCAGCCCTGGCCTGTTTGCCGTTAAACAGCTCCTGGTTTTGGAAAACAGACTTCCCAATGGTGCCAGTGCGTGATGTGAAGAATCTGGTTAATGAAACCCTGATGCCACTAAACAATGCCAGTTGTAATTTTATACTGAATGCGGCACCAAACCGCGAGGGTTTGTTTGATGATAATACCATTGAAGCACTGAAAGAAATAGGCCGTCTATGGAAAAACCAGGGCCCTGTGGCAAAACTGAAAGAGACGGGACCTCCTTTAATTGCCCATAATCTCGCGAAATTTGGCTTGGCAAATTCAAGTTGGAGTGAGGATGCTTCGATCATGGATTATGGCAACGACGACAATTTTCGCTCGGCCTGGCAGTCAAACTCAATGGCAAAAGAATTTTGGTATGCCGTCGATCTGAAAAGTAATCAGCAATTTAATGCGGTGGTTATTTTTGAGGCTAAGCCAAATATTAGGAAATACAAATTGGAATACCACGATGGCAATGGCTGGAAGACGATATTTGAAGGCGAGAACTACAAACGCTTAAAAATGCACCGTTTTAAGCCCTTAAAAGGGGACAAGGTAAAGATCACAATTCAAACGTCCGATACTCCACCATCGATAGGCGAGTTCCAGGTTTATAATGAACCGGTATAA
- a CDS encoding RagB/SusD family nutrient uptake outer membrane protein yields MKLNHIKYKYIFLCLLLLGLTSCKKDFLNQKNPLAISDEEVWTDPALIAMYVNSIYNDVPGWDMGQLFSSISDESMVTYSTDASHTVLRGDWSAVSNPMGYWPYASIRKCNEFFARIDAAPVDNATKTIMKGEVRFLRAFLYYNLTIRYGGVPIILRPQKITDDLQVSRNTLDESFNFIITQMDSAANELPKDALRGKATKGAAMAMKGRTLTFYASPLYNEAHDNARWKAAADANLAVMNLGKYTLNPDLKRIWLDGTEGNKEPIFEVCYAIPQKHHYLDAIVKPLIVANNTAGMRNPYQELVNAYPMKNGKLISESGSGYDLNDPYVGRDDRFYNDIAYNGAKIKGTASGPPVREITLQIYKGGRDYDEIPGYQIYNTYTGYYSTKMINQENAVYRAGFGSTQPWLEIRYAEVLLNYAEAQNEYLGSPDASVYEALNKIRRRAGIINDIPAGSLNKESMRAAIANERYVELSYECKRYWDLRRWKTADKVLNGVKFTGVVTTKKPDGSFTYEYKPAVTQFGIFLPKMYFMPLPQSEITKNKKLVQNPGWE; encoded by the coding sequence ATGAAATTAAATCATATAAAGTATAAATATATCTTTCTTTGTTTGCTCCTGTTGGGACTTACATCATGTAAAAAAGATTTTTTAAATCAGAAAAATCCATTGGCCATATCCGATGAGGAAGTCTGGACTGATCCGGCACTGATCGCCATGTATGTGAACAGTATATACAATGATGTGCCGGGATGGGATATGGGGCAATTATTTAGCAGCATTTCCGATGAATCTATGGTGACCTATTCTACCGATGCCAGTCATACCGTGCTTAGAGGAGACTGGAGTGCGGTAAGCAATCCGATGGGATATTGGCCATACGCTTCCATCAGGAAATGCAACGAGTTCTTTGCCCGTATTGACGCTGCCCCTGTAGACAATGCAACGAAGACGATAATGAAAGGTGAGGTTCGTTTTTTACGCGCATTTCTATATTATAACCTGACCATCAGATATGGAGGTGTACCTATTATTCTCAGGCCTCAAAAAATCACAGATGATTTACAGGTGAGCCGCAATACCCTGGATGAATCCTTTAACTTTATCATTACCCAAATGGATAGTGCTGCTAATGAATTGCCAAAAGACGCTCTTCGTGGCAAAGCGACTAAAGGCGCAGCAATGGCGATGAAAGGAAGGACTTTAACTTTTTATGCCAGTCCGTTGTATAATGAAGCCCATGACAATGCGCGCTGGAAGGCTGCCGCTGATGCAAACCTGGCGGTGATGAACCTGGGGAAATATACGTTGAATCCGGACTTAAAGCGCATCTGGTTAGATGGAACCGAAGGAAACAAAGAACCAATTTTTGAAGTCTGCTATGCGATTCCTCAAAAACATCATTATTTAGATGCCATTGTTAAACCTTTAATCGTGGCCAATAATACTGCCGGAATGCGGAACCCTTACCAGGAATTGGTCAATGCTTATCCTATGAAAAATGGCAAACTCATTTCTGAAAGTGGATCCGGATATGATCTTAATGATCCATATGTAGGCAGGGACGACAGGTTTTATAATGATATTGCCTATAATGGCGCAAAAATTAAAGGGACGGCCAGTGGGCCGCCGGTACGTGAAATTACTTTACAGATCTATAAGGGTGGCAGGGATTATGATGAGATTCCAGGCTATCAGATCTATAATACTTATACCGGATATTATTCAACAAAAATGATAAATCAGGAAAATGCGGTGTATCGAGCTGGTTTTGGAAGTACACAGCCCTGGTTGGAAATCCGGTATGCAGAGGTCTTGCTGAACTATGCGGAGGCTCAAAATGAATATTTAGGCAGTCCTGATGCAAGCGTGTATGAGGCATTAAACAAAATAAGGAGAAGGGCTGGGATTATTAATGATATTCCTGCAGGCAGTTTGAATAAGGAATCAATGAGGGCCGCAATTGCAAATGAACGTTATGTAGAACTGAGTTATGAATGTAAACGTTATTGGGATTTGAGACGCTGGAAGACTGCTGATAAAGTCCTGAACGGAGTTAAGTTTACAGGAGTGGTAACCACCAAAAAACCGGATGGATCCTTTACTTACGAGTATAAGCCCGCAGTTACCCAATTTGGGATATTTTTACCAAAAATGTATTTTATGCCGCTGCCGCAAAGTGAAATTACCAAGAATAAAAAATTAGTACAGAACCCAGGTTGGGAGTAA
- a CDS encoding helix-turn-helix domain-containing protein, translating to MKVHQFLPSDVLKPFVNRFLVTESEEDLTRQLLPGTAPVMALRFKGAIHLNDTNLGFGITGISRVARPVHYTAGSAVLLVLFKEGGAAAFINMPLNEFSGLTANLDNVFPPEQVQRLEENLDRAQTHAQRIVMVENFLITQLKTNDKDPIISKALDMIKSSKGNYKIKDLAAALNINIDSFEKRFRAQAGISPKHFSSIVRIQSVIRTYQPHQNLTAVSMETGFFDQAHFNRDFKIFTGESPGQFFKKGVPKW from the coding sequence ATGAAAGTCCATCAATTTCTTCCGTCCGATGTACTTAAGCCTTTTGTAAACCGCTTCCTGGTTACAGAAAGTGAAGAGGATTTAACCCGCCAGCTCCTGCCTGGTACTGCACCCGTTATGGCATTGCGTTTTAAAGGCGCAATACATCTCAACGATACGAATCTGGGCTTTGGCATTACAGGCATAAGCAGAGTGGCGCGACCAGTGCATTATACAGCTGGATCGGCTGTATTACTCGTGCTTTTCAAGGAGGGTGGCGCCGCAGCATTCATTAACATGCCTTTAAATGAGTTCTCGGGTCTAACTGCAAATCTCGACAACGTATTTCCTCCCGAACAGGTTCAACGACTTGAAGAAAACCTGGATAGGGCGCAAACCCATGCCCAGAGGATCGTCATGGTCGAAAACTTCCTGATCACACAACTCAAAACAAACGATAAAGACCCCATCATCAGTAAGGCTTTAGATATGATCAAATCCAGTAAGGGCAATTACAAAATAAAAGATCTTGCTGCTGCGCTGAACATCAATATCGATTCTTTTGAAAAGCGCTTCCGTGCGCAGGCAGGCATTTCTCCTAAACACTTCTCCTCCATCGTCAGGATCCAATCCGTCATCCGCACTTACCAGCCGCATCAAAACCTTACCGCAGTTTCTATGGAAACAGGTTTCTTTGATCAGGCCCATTTCAACAGGGATTTCAAGATATTTACAGGCGAAAGCCCTGGTCAGTTCTTTAAAAAAGGCGTACCGAAGTGGTGA
- a CDS encoding haloalkane dehalogenase, which yields MKHLPLIIAITSSLLSQAAEKKHVNVLGKDIAYIETGTGDPIVFLHGNPSSSFLWRNIIPYVSHLGRCIAPDLIGMGDSEKILDSRSHTFAENSRYLDAFYEKLGIKKRITFVVHDWGSALAFDWASRHPEAVKGIAFMESITVPYKWEQMPPKGREIFQALRSPAGEKMVLEQNSFLEVNIPLSHLIPLTKEEHDEYRRPFLVPGESRRPMLSWARQLPFYGEPSAFTAVASRYTAWLKKTRIPKLYIEADPGMSSADAKQFCNSLPNTTKIVVKGLHYPQEDSPTEVGMALVTWLQGINL from the coding sequence ATGAAACACTTACCTTTAATTATCGCAATTACCAGCTCCCTCCTGTCGCAGGCAGCCGAAAAAAAACATGTTAACGTATTAGGAAAGGACATCGCTTATATAGAAACCGGAACTGGCGATCCTATCGTATTTCTACATGGAAATCCGAGCTCATCCTTTCTTTGGAGAAACATCATCCCTTACGTATCGCACTTAGGCCGCTGCATCGCTCCTGATTTAATCGGAATGGGTGATTCGGAAAAAATTTTAGATTCGAGATCACATACCTTTGCCGAAAATAGTCGATATCTGGATGCTTTTTACGAAAAGCTTGGGATAAAAAAGAGAATAACATTTGTAGTGCACGACTGGGGCTCGGCATTGGCATTCGATTGGGCAAGCAGACATCCTGAAGCCGTTAAAGGGATTGCGTTTATGGAATCTATTACGGTTCCCTATAAGTGGGAACAAATGCCTCCAAAAGGTAGAGAGATCTTTCAGGCGTTACGCTCGCCTGCAGGCGAAAAAATGGTACTTGAGCAAAATTCATTTCTTGAAGTCAACATTCCTTTATCGCATCTTATCCCCTTGACGAAAGAGGAACATGACGAATACCGAAGGCCTTTTCTAGTACCGGGAGAATCACGCCGACCTATGCTCTCCTGGGCACGTCAACTCCCCTTCTACGGAGAACCCAGCGCATTTACTGCTGTGGCCAGCAGGTATACCGCATGGCTAAAGAAAACCAGGATACCAAAGCTGTACATTGAAGCCGATCCGGGAATGAGTTCAGCTGATGCAAAACAGTTTTGCAACAGTCTGCCTAATACCACGAAAATAGTGGTAAAGGGCCTGCATTATCCGCAAGAGGACTCGCCGACAGAGGTTGGTATGGCTTTGGTCACCTGGCTACAGGGTATTAATCTATAA
- a CDS encoding response regulator has translation MFKKVLIAEDHEHTNISVRKTLKDLGITQTEFRYYCDDALKLIEVAVNQEQPFDLLITDLSFEEDKNIQVINDGRALIKAARHLQPDLKVIVFSLENNVTVVDELFDGLDIDAYVRKARYDADDLKRAIDAVSNHKKYRSADLMRNKRIEKSYDFKAFDIEIITLLCNGTPQKNIPSYLQENNIKPSGLSSVEKRLSFIKTALSISSNEQLVAYCKDKKII, from the coding sequence ATGTTCAAAAAAGTACTCATAGCGGAAGACCACGAACACACTAACATTTCTGTGCGTAAAACTTTGAAAGATCTTGGAATCACTCAGACGGAGTTTAGATATTATTGCGACGATGCACTAAAACTAATAGAAGTAGCCGTTAATCAGGAACAGCCTTTCGATTTATTGATTACCGATCTTTCTTTTGAAGAAGACAAAAATATCCAGGTCATCAATGATGGTCGGGCACTGATTAAAGCAGCAAGACATTTGCAGCCCGATTTAAAAGTAATCGTTTTCTCTCTTGAAAATAACGTCACAGTGGTTGATGAACTGTTTGATGGTTTGGACATTGATGCTTATGTGCGTAAAGCCAGATATGATGCAGATGACCTTAAACGAGCTATAGATGCGGTTTCTAACCATAAAAAATATCGCTCTGCAGATTTGATGAGAAATAAAAGAATAGAGAAATCCTATGATTTTAAAGCTTTTGATATTGAGATTATCACCCTATTGTGTAATGGAACACCTCAAAAAAATATTCCATCTTACCTGCAGGAAAACAATATTAAACCATCTGGTTTAAGTAGTGTGGAAAAGCGGCTCTCTTTTATAAAGACGGCATTGAGTATTTCCAGTAATGAGCAACTGGTTGCTTATTGTAAAGACAAGAAGATTATTTAA
- a CDS encoding S8 family serine peptidase yields MSLDSTILANDSFFGRELSVILENFPENTSADVEWRVDNPRIAEVTTAGIVWPKGAGITYVYAKLLNGKGEAKCKIIVTDGNDYKFRLVLTDKGKSDFSIGSPETFLSRKAIERRLKRNIPIDETDLPISRQYLKAITEIGGTIVAQSKWLNTVTVTLQDQFLIDKYKALPFVKEVILVYVGKRKQNSNTSKYVDRPQAGNYTDPGTSIDYGSAGLNISTVKGEVLHQQGFKGAGIDIAVIDAGFLQLKNNPAFDNIHIKGAKSFVYENDDPYSIDTHGVWVTSCMAVNKPGTYVGTAPEANYWLLRTEDGNTEFPVEEDYWTSAIEFADSAGVDLVNSSLSYSDGYSYLTKRYTANDMDGKTALASKAANMAFKKGIFIVNCAGNERKWVGTPADSPAVLTIGSTNPNGSASGFTSWGMTADGRIKPDVMAMGGYTSVINTSGTAENRSGTSYSSPIMCGLVACLWQAYPKLTNHDLMEIIRKSADRASNPELPFGYGIADMKKAMELAKIKASF; encoded by the coding sequence ATGAGTTTGGACAGTACTATTCTGGCAAATGACAGCTTTTTTGGCAGGGAATTGTCGGTCATTCTTGAAAACTTTCCTGAAAACACTTCAGCCGATGTAGAATGGCGGGTAGATAATCCGCGTATTGCCGAAGTAACCACAGCAGGAATTGTATGGCCAAAGGGAGCTGGTATTACCTACGTTTATGCCAAACTTCTGAATGGGAAAGGTGAAGCGAAATGTAAGATCATCGTAACTGATGGAAATGACTATAAATTCAGACTGGTATTAACCGATAAGGGAAAATCAGATTTTTCAATTGGTAGCCCTGAAACGTTTCTTTCAAGAAAAGCCATTGAAAGACGTCTCAAAAGAAATATTCCCATTGATGAGACTGACCTGCCTATATCCAGGCAATACCTTAAGGCGATCACCGAAATTGGAGGTACCATTGTTGCCCAGAGTAAGTGGTTGAATACGGTGACCGTCACCCTTCAGGATCAGTTTCTGATCGACAAGTACAAAGCTTTACCTTTCGTAAAAGAAGTCATATTGGTATATGTGGGGAAAAGGAAGCAAAATTCAAATACCTCCAAATATGTCGATAGACCACAGGCAGGAAATTATACCGATCCGGGCACCTCCATTGATTATGGATCGGCCGGACTAAATATCAGTACGGTGAAGGGAGAAGTGCTACATCAGCAGGGCTTTAAAGGTGCAGGAATCGATATCGCTGTTATTGATGCGGGGTTTTTACAGTTAAAAAACAATCCGGCTTTTGATAACATACATATTAAAGGCGCAAAATCTTTTGTGTATGAAAACGACGATCCATACAGTATCGATACGCATGGTGTTTGGGTAACCTCATGTATGGCCGTAAACAAACCTGGAACCTATGTAGGTACCGCACCAGAAGCAAATTACTGGCTGCTTCGGACAGAAGATGGTAACACCGAATTTCCGGTCGAAGAAGACTACTGGACAAGCGCCATTGAATTTGCAGACAGTGCAGGAGTAGATTTGGTGAACTCCTCTCTATCGTATAGTGACGGCTATTCCTATCTCACCAAACGCTATACTGCTAATGATATGGATGGTAAAACCGCTCTGGCCAGTAAGGCGGCAAATATGGCCTTCAAAAAAGGAATTTTTATTGTGAACTGTGCGGGGAACGAGCGGAAATGGGTAGGCACTCCTGCTGATTCGCCTGCCGTGCTCACCATAGGTTCGACCAACCCTAATGGCAGCGCAAGCGGTTTCACCTCCTGGGGAATGACTGCCGATGGCCGGATCAAACCAGATGTAATGGCCATGGGTGGTTATACGAGTGTAATCAATACTTCCGGCACTGCCGAAAATAGAAGTGGTACCTCCTATTCCAGTCCGATCATGTGCGGGTTAGTCGCCTGTTTATGGCAAGCCTATCCCAAGCTGACCAATCATGATCTAATGGAAATCATCCGTAAATCTGCCGATCGGGCCAGTAATCCTGAATTGCCTTTTGGTTATGGTATCGCAGATATGAAAAAAGCAATGGAGCTGGCGAAAATAAAAGCCAGCTTTTAA
- a CDS encoding MgtC/SapB family protein — translation MDFTVELEDMVAMIVSIICGGAIGFEREYKNKSAGFRTIILISLGSTIFTIVSRHGVGADDRISANIITGIGFIGAGVIFKDKISVRGLTTAAVIWTSAAIGMTTGIGYHALALCLTIITLGVLLMVTKVERMIAQLQKEQLLSVTFRDPDFDQIPQLENTLSTKGLSLERLEIAKENNHLMVTFKVSGKKKYLTEMSETLATRPEILSFT, via the coding sequence ATGGATTTTACAGTAGAGCTAGAGGATATGGTTGCGATGATTGTTTCCATCATATGTGGAGGAGCAATAGGCTTTGAGCGGGAGTATAAAAATAAATCTGCCGGCTTTCGTACCATCATTCTAATTTCTCTGGGCTCTACGATTTTCACCATCGTTTCCCGCCACGGTGTTGGGGCTGATGACCGGATTTCAGCAAACATCATTACCGGTATCGGTTTTATCGGCGCAGGTGTAATTTTTAAAGACAAGATTTCTGTCCGGGGATTGACCACAGCCGCTGTAATCTGGACATCTGCTGCAATTGGTATGACTACCGGAATCGGTTATCATGCACTGGCATTATGCCTTACCATCATCACATTGGGGGTATTGCTGATGGTAACCAAGGTAGAGCGTATGATTGCTCAACTGCAAAAAGAACAGCTCCTAAGTGTCACCTTCCGTGATCCGGACTTTGATCAGATCCCACAACTCGAGAACACTTTAAGTACAAAAGGCCTTTCTTTGGAACGGCTGGAAATTGCCAAGGAAAACAATCATTTAATGGTCACGTTCAAGGTATCCGGCAAGAAAAAGTATCTGACAGAAATGAGTGAAACGCTTGCCACCCGACCAGAAATACTAAGTTTTACTTAA